One window of Cucurbita pepo subsp. pepo cultivar mu-cu-16 chromosome LG19, ASM280686v2, whole genome shotgun sequence genomic DNA carries:
- the LOC111781774 gene encoding protein BRASSINOSTEROID INSENSITIVE 1, whose amino-acid sequence MIPFSPSSSISFLFFFFFLFSLSVFSVSSSHTDAQQLISLKSSLPNPNLLQNWLSNGDPCSFSGVSCKETRVSAIDLSFVSLSSNFSHVFPLLAALDHLESLSLKSTNLTGSISLPTGFKCSPLLSSLDLSLNGLFGSVSDASYLGFCSNIKSLNLSFNAFDFPPKDSAAGLKLDLQVLDLSSNRIVGSKLVPWVLSAGCSNLQFLALKGNKISGEINLSSCNKLQHLDISGNNFSAGIPSLGDCSVLEYLDISGNKFTGDVGNTLSSCLQLRFLNLSSNQFQGSIPSFSSPNLWFLSLANNDFQGEIPVSIADSCSSLVHLDLSENGLIGGIPSGLGSCSLLESLDISKNNLSGELPIDVFAKMSSLKRLSMSDNKFFGVLSDSLSQLTTLNSLDLSSNNFSGSIPVGLCEDPKNSLKELFLQNNWLTGRIPASISNCSQLVSLDLSFNFLSGTIPSSLGSLSKLKNLIMWLNQLEGEIPSDFKNFQGLENLILDFNELTGTIPSGLSNCTNLNWISLSNNRLSGEIPRWIGQLPSLAILKLSNNSFHGRIPRELGDCRSLIWLDLNTNMLNGTIPPELFRQSGNIAVNFITGKSYAYIKNDGSKQCHGAGNLVEFAGIRQEQVNRISSKSPCNFTRVYKGMTQPTFNHNGSMIFLDLSHNMLSGSIPKEIGSTKYLYILDLGHNRVSGGIPQELGDLTKLNILDLSSNELEGSIPLSLTGLSSLMEIDLSNNHLNGSIPESAQFETFPASGFANNSGLCGYPLPQCRVDSAANANSQHQRSHRKQASLAGSVAMGLLFSLFCIFGLIIVVIEMKKRRKNKDAALDSYIDTHSQSGNTTTVNWKNTCVREALSINLATFEKPLRKLTFADLLDATNGFHDNTLIGSGGFGDVYKAQLKDGSIVAIKKLIHVSGQGDREFTAEMETIGKIKHRNLVPLLGYCKVGDERLLVYDYMKYGSLEDVLHDHNKAGIKLNWAARRKIAIGAARGLAFLHHNCIPHIIHRDMKSSNVLLDENLEARVSDFGMARLMSAMDTHLSVSTLAGTPGYVPPEYYQSFRCSTKGDVYSYGVVMLELLTGKRPTDSADFGDNNLVGWVKQHAKLDLTNVFDPELLKEDPNLKIELLEHLKVAVACLDDRSWRRPTMIQVMTMFKEIQAGSGMDSQSTIGSDNGGFSIDMVDMSLKEVPEGKY is encoded by the coding sequence ATGATACCCTTTTCCCCATCTTCTTCAATATCctttctgttcttctttttcttccttttttccctctctgttttctctgtttcttcttctcatacAGACGCCCAGCAGCTGATTTCATTGAAATCTTCACTTCCCAATCCAAACCTCCTTCAAAACTGGCTTTCCAACGGCGACCCATGTTCGTTTTCCGGCGTTTCCTGCAAGGAAACCAGAGTTTCCGCCATAGATTTGAGCTTCGTGTCGTTGAGCTCTAATTTCAGCCATGTTTTCCCTTTGCTTGCAGCTCTCGACCATTTGGAATCGCTTTCTCTGAAATCCACGAACCTTACTGGCTCCATTTCCCTGCCCACTGGATTCAAATGTAgccctcttctttcttctctggaTCTGTCACTCAATGGCTTGTTCGGCTCTGTTTCTGATGCCTCTTATTTGGGGTTTTGTTCCAATATCAAGTCGCTTAATCTGTCATTTAACGCTTTTGATTTTCCCCCAAAAGACTCTGCCGCCGGATTGAAGCTCGATTTGCAagttcttgatctttcttcCAATCGGATTGTTGGGTCGAAATTAGTTCCATGGGTTCTCTCTGCTGGGTGTAGTAATTTGCAGTTCTTAGCATTGAAGGGTAACAAAATCAGCGGCGAAATTAATCTCTCATCCTGTAATAAACTCCAGCATTTGGATATCTCCGGCAACAATTTCTCTGCGGGTATTCCGTCGTTAGGTGATTGCTCTGTTTTGGAGTATCTTGATATCTCCGGCAATAAGTTCACCGGCGACGTCGGAAATACTCTGTCTTCTTGTTTGCAACTGAGATTTCTGAATCTCTCGAGCAACCAGTTTCAAGGATCAATCCCTTCATTTTCATCGCCGAATTTGTGGTTTCTTTCCCTTGCTAACAACGATTTTCAGGGGGAGATTCCGGTGAGTATTGCTGATTCTTGTTCTAGTTTGGTTCATTTGGATCTTTCTGAAAATGGTTTGATTGGGGGTATACCTTCTGGTTTGGGGTCTTGTTCTTTGTTGGAATCTTTGgacatttctaaaaataaccTCTCTGGTGAGCTCCCCATTGATGTTTTTGCCAAAATGAGTAGTTTGAAGAGACTGTCTATGTCGGATAACAAGTTTTTCGGGGTTTTGTCGGATTCTCTGTCTCAGCTCACCACTTTGAATTCCTTGGATCTGAGTTCTAATAACTTCTCTGGCTCGATTCCTGTCGGGCTCTGTGAAGATCCTAAGAACAGCTTGAAAGAATTGTTTCTTCAGAACAATTGGTTAACTGGTCGGATCCCTGCAAGTATCAGCAACTGTTCTCAGCTGGTTTCGCTTGATTTGAGCTTCAACTTTCTGAGCGGGACGATCCCTTCAAGCTTGGGATCACTATCTAAGCTGAAGAACTTGATCATGTGGTTGAATCAGCTGGAAGGGGAGATCCCATCGGATTTCAAGAACTTTCAGGGGCTTGAGAATCTGATCCTGGATTTCAATGAGCTAACCGGGACGATTCCTTCCGGTTTAAGCAATTGCACGAACTTGAACTGGATTTCGTTGTCGAACAACCGGTTGAGCGGAGAGATACCAAGGTGGATTGGGCAGCTGCCAAGCCTAGCCATCCTTAAGCTGAGTAACAACTCATTCCATGGAAGAATACCTCGGGAGCTCGGTGATTGTCGAAGCTTGATATGGCTGGATCTGAATACGAATATGCTGAACGGAACGATTCCTCCGGAGCTGTTTCGACAATCGGGTAACATCGCTGTAAACTTTATCACTGGGAAGTCTTATGCTTACATTAAGAATGATGGTAGCAAGCAGTGCCATGGAGCTGGAAATTTGGTGGAGTTTGCTGGGATAAGACAAGAACAAGTGAACAGGATATCAAGTAAGAGTCCCTGCAATTTCACCAGGGTTTATAAAGGAATGACTCAACCAACGTTTAACCATAACGGGTCGATGATCTTCCTCGATCTTTCGCATAATATGTTGTCTGGTAGTATTCCAAAGGAGATTGGTTCTACAAAATATCTGTACATATTGGATTTGGGGCACAACAGGGTGTCGGGAGGCATTCCGCAGGAGCTGGGCGACTTGACGAAGCTTAACATTCTTGATCTGTCAAGCAATGAGCTTGAAGGATCAATACCATTGTCCTTGACTGGGCTATCCTCCCTCATGGAGATTGATCTGTCAAACAATCATCTCAATGGTTCGATACCCGAATCAGCTCAGTTCGAAACGTTCCCGGCATCTGGTTTTGCAAATAACTCTGGCCTCTGTGGGTATCCTCTGCCTCAATGCAGGGTTGATTCAGCAGCAAATGCAAATTCTCAGCATCAAAGATCTCATAGGAAACAGGCGTCGCTTGCAGGGAGCGTCGCGATGGGGCTACTATTCTCCCTCTTCTGTATATTCGGTCTGATCATAGTCGTTATCgagatgaagaagagaaggaaaaacaagGATGCTGCTCTTGATTCTTATATTGACACTCATTCCCAGTCAGGCAACACAACCACCGTGAACTGGAAGAACACCTGTGTTCGTGAAGCATTGAGCATCAATCTTGCAACATTCGAGAAGCCACTTCGGAAGCTTACGTTTGCAGATCTTCTCGACGCCACCAATGGCTTCCACGACAATACGCTCATTGGTTCGGGAGGTTTCGGTGACGTATATAAGGCTCAATTGAAGGATGGAAGCATTGTAGCCATCAAGAAGCTGATTCATGTCAGTGGACAGGGTGATAGGGAGTTCACTGCAGAAATGGAAACCATTGGCAAAATCAAACACCGAAACCTCGTACCTCTTCTCGGCTACTGCAAAGTCGGAGATGAACGCCTTCTTGTGTACGATTACATGAAATATGGAAGCTTGGAAGACGTTTTACACGACCATAACAAGGCTGGAATCAAACTCAATTGGGCTGCTAGAAGAAAGATTGCCATTGGAGCTGCTAGAGGCCTGGCTTTCCTTCACCACAATTGCATCCCTCACATCATCCACAGGGACATGAAATCCAGCAATGTCTTATTGGATGAGAACTTGGAAGCCAGAGTCTCTGATTTTGGTATGGCTCGACTCATGAGTGCTATGGACACCCATTTGAGTGTCAGCACATTAGCCGGTACCCCCGGTTACGTCCCTCCCGAATATTACCAAAGCTTCCGCTGTTCGACCAAAGGCGATGTGTACAGCTACGGCGTCGTTATGCTCGAGCTTTTGACAGGAAAACGACCCACAGATTCTGCCGATTTTGGAGACAACAACCTCGTCGGATGGGTTAAACAACACGCCAAGTTGGACCTAACCAATGTCTTCGATCCCGAGCTCTTGAAGGAAGATCCCAACCTTAAGATAGAGCTTTTAGAACACTTGAAAGTAGCTGTTGCTTGCTTAGATGATAGGTCCTGGCGGCGTCCAACCATGATCCAAGTGATGACGATGTTCAAGGAAATCCAAGCTGGGTCGGGTATGGATTCGCAATCTACCATCGGATCCGATAACGGTGGATTCAGCATCGACATGGTAGACATGAGCTTAAAGGAAGTACCAGAAGGCAAGTactag